From the genome of Uranotaenia lowii strain MFRU-FL chromosome 1, ASM2978415v1, whole genome shotgun sequence, one region includes:
- the LOC129739414 gene encoding homeobox protein bagpipe-like produces MSLTAAGSSPGSTPSGTTKSMASTPFSINDILTRSRVLGNGDSDRRSSIESSGNEEDFNNSSELSRLQKCYKAGSLDHNDFYGKLNIAAYYHGNNNNHNGFNLSNLHPHLRRGSLECFMVPAGGDRSGSSPSSRCPAGTGTDYEEERRYEQHISNSYHKPQQRSVVGGGRSESPLDMRRSAENGMDSDSDSPTPYSQLSMHGSHTDDLPASGGRKKRSRAAFSHAQVFELERRFAQQRYLSGPERSELAKNLRLTETQVKIWFQNRRYKTKRKQIQQHEAALLNATKRVPVQVLVREDGSYGPAAAAVLAGQPHYASGLDPALLNVYRHQIQMAYGMPVPPMPFSYFYPSKLHAGSIPVIAAAATATQQPGSKQPLNFSRSRSPPAPVGACALDSSSEHGQEPRLGTPPGQRLRNCSRSEDEEMVYEKNRSVRASRGGESRSHSRSEDCEMVSVGEEENENVEID; encoded by the exons ATGAGTTTAACGGCTGCAGGTTCGTCACCGGGATCGACCCCTTCCGGTACCACGAAATCCATGGCTTCGACTCCGTTTTCGATAAACGATATTCTGACGAGATCCCGGGTGCTCGGTAACGGTGACAGTGATCGACGCAGCTCGATAGAATCCTCCGGCAATGAGGAGGACTTCAACAATTCATCGGAACTCTCACGGTTGCAAAAGTGTTACAAGGCAGGGTCCCTGGATCATAACGATTTCTACGGGAAACTCAACATCGCTGCGTACTATCAtggaaacaacaacaaccacaatGGCTTCAATCTGTCCAATTTGCATCCGCATCTAAGGCGAGGTTCGTTAGAATGTTTTATGGTTCCTGCCGGCGGCGACCGTTCCGGATCCAGTCCTTCTTCCAGATGTCCAGCTGGCACCGGCACGGATTACGAGGAAGAACGTCGCTATGAACAGCACATCTCCAACAGCTATCACAAACCACAGCAAAGGAGCGTCGTCGGAGGAGGCCGAAGCGAAAGTCCCCTTGATATGCGACGATCCGCCGAAAACGGAATGGATTCAG ACAGCGACTCTCCAACGCCCTACAGTCAGCTGTCGATGCACGGTTCGCACACCGATGACCTGCCCGCATCCGGTGGCCGCAAGAAACGATCCCGGGCGGCCTTCAGTCATGCCCAGGTCTTTGAGCTGGAGCGTCGCTTTGCCCAGCAGCGGTACCTTTCGGGCCCGGAACGGTCCGAACTGGCCAAAAACCTTCGGCTCACGGAAACGCAGGTAAAAATCTGGTTCCAAAATCGACGCTACAAAACCAAACGGAAGCAGATTCAGCAACACGAAGCCGCCCTTTTGAATGCGACAAAACGAGTTCCTGTTCAGGTTTTGGTCAGGGAAGATGGAAGCTACGGCCCTGCGGCAGcggctgttttggccggacaaCCGCACTACGCTTCCGGGTTGGATCCAGCACTGTTGAACGTCTATCGGCATCAG ATCCAAATGGCCTACGGAATGCCGGTCCCCCCGATGCCGTTTTCCTACTTCTACCCGTCGAAGCTCCATGCCGGAAGCATTCCGGTGATTGCGGCTGCTGCAACTGCAACGCAGCAGCCAGGCTCCAAACAGCCGCTCAACTTCTCCCGCTCCCGGTCTCCACCGGCTCCGGTCGGTGCCTGTGCATTGGATTCCTCTTCCGAGCATGGACAGGAACCACGCCTGGGCACACCTCCGGGGCAACGCCTCAGGAATTGTTCCCGCAGCGAGGACGAAGAGATGGTTTACGAGAAGAATCGATCGGTAAGAGCGTCTCGAGGGGGCGAGTCACGTTCCCACAGTCGTTCCGAAGATTGCGAAATGGTTTCGGTGGGGGAGGAGGAGAACGAAAATGTGGAAATCGATTGA